One Fontisphaera persica DNA window includes the following coding sequences:
- a CDS encoding TAT-variant-translocated molybdopterin oxidoreductase produces the protein MKTIPPPCPEPETGPKYWRSLDELAERPEFREWVEREFPAGASELTDPLTRRHFVKIMSASFLLAGLGMTGCRRPEEKIMPFGKQPENYVHGVPVYYATAYPTRGSAIPLVVKSHDGRPTKIEGNALHPDSNGATDPFAQASLLNLYDPDRAMRFLERGQVRSREQALDMLAAASREAAQKQGEGWCFLMERSSSPSRRRLQEALRQRLPRARWFVHEAVDFDIHRQAATLAFGQPVRPYFKFDAARVIVSLDADFLGAEEDAYLHVRRFARGRRVRKPGDVMNRLYVVEPLLSLTGANADHRLRLPASQVQAFAAALALAVLQQTGRFSELVDVLKPLAQPVAAHAKWVEECARDLVSQGKNGLVMAGYRQPVVVHLLAHLVNAALNNLNQTVVLLPAEAPIEGPLADLAAALKAGQVDTLVVLGGNPAYTAPAALNWAAAQRQARRVIRLGYYEDETSVNCDWHLPQLHYLESWGDARTADGTLVPVQPLIEPLFGGITELEVLARLAGLETTRPYDIVRETYFALHGRQEEAWKKFLHDGFQAGTAAAPVSGQLRVNAVQQAVASARSAAGPSAQSLELVFQRSYSLDDGRFNNNGWLQETPDPITKLTWDNAILMSPATARALGVDEFDEKARGPKAEKGLFYNQVVEVTLNGAKVSGPVWIQPGMADFVLGLPLGYGREKTGRIGRLADGTPAGFNAYQVKGSEAHFAGGAQVRVLPGVTRQLASTQEHGAMEGRPLVREINKAQFDQHPQFAKHMDLDAPSHTAHIPRDASGQPRPIYPRPPLTGMHQWGMVVDLTACVGCTACMVACQSENNIPIVGKEQVTKGREMSWLRLDRYYAGSVDNPQVAYQPVMCLHCENAPCENVCPVNATVHNDEGLNLMTYNRCVGTRYCSNNCPYKVRRFNFFDYNRRPKDDLYRSPFSRNREGQWELARWFKDPDRGTVPADEWDLLKLARNPEVTVRMRGVMEKCTYCIQRIEQAKIAQKVKARASGEVRLRESEGTIPKTACQQACPAEAIVFGDVSDPESAVSQLRKLDHNYSMLGYLDTRPRTTYLARVRNPNERMPDFNPEQPHPAALQEYIQRHGSPLEKHGAAAGKGGH, from the coding sequence ATGAAGACGATTCCCCCTCCTTGTCCTGAACCCGAGACCGGCCCGAAGTACTGGCGCAGCCTGGACGAGCTGGCCGAGCGCCCTGAATTTCGCGAGTGGGTTGAGCGTGAGTTTCCGGCGGGCGCCAGCGAGCTGACGGACCCGCTGACGCGCCGACATTTTGTGAAAATCATGTCCGCCTCGTTTTTGCTGGCGGGGCTGGGCATGACGGGCTGCCGGCGGCCGGAGGAAAAAATCATGCCGTTTGGCAAACAGCCGGAGAACTATGTGCACGGCGTGCCGGTGTATTATGCGACGGCGTATCCCACGCGGGGCAGCGCGATTCCGCTGGTGGTCAAGAGCCATGACGGGCGGCCCACCAAGATTGAGGGCAACGCGCTGCATCCGGACAGCAACGGGGCCACGGATCCATTTGCGCAAGCGTCGCTGCTGAATTTGTATGACCCGGACCGGGCCATGCGCTTTTTGGAGCGGGGCCAGGTGCGCTCGCGGGAGCAGGCGCTGGACATGCTGGCGGCAGCCAGCCGGGAGGCGGCGCAGAAGCAGGGGGAGGGCTGGTGCTTTTTGATGGAGCGGAGCAGCTCGCCTTCGCGGCGGCGGTTGCAGGAGGCCCTGCGGCAGCGTCTGCCCAGGGCGCGCTGGTTTGTGCATGAGGCGGTGGATTTTGACATTCACCGGCAGGCCGCCACGCTGGCCTTTGGGCAGCCGGTGCGGCCCTACTTCAAGTTTGATGCGGCACGGGTGATAGTGTCGCTGGATGCGGATTTTCTGGGCGCAGAGGAGGATGCTTACCTGCATGTGCGGCGGTTTGCCCGCGGGCGGCGCGTGCGCAAGCCGGGGGATGTGATGAACCGGCTGTACGTGGTGGAGCCGTTGTTATCGCTCACGGGGGCGAATGCAGACCATCGTTTGCGGCTGCCGGCGTCACAGGTGCAGGCCTTTGCGGCGGCGCTGGCTCTGGCGGTGTTGCAGCAAACGGGGCGTTTCAGCGAGCTGGTGGACGTGCTCAAACCTCTGGCGCAGCCGGTGGCCGCGCACGCCAAATGGGTGGAAGAATGCGCCCGGGACCTGGTGAGCCAGGGCAAAAATGGGCTGGTCATGGCGGGTTATCGGCAGCCCGTGGTGGTGCATCTGCTGGCGCATCTGGTCAATGCCGCGCTCAACAACTTGAACCAAACGGTGGTGCTGCTGCCGGCTGAAGCGCCAATTGAAGGGCCGCTGGCCGATTTGGCGGCGGCCTTGAAAGCGGGGCAGGTGGACACGCTGGTGGTGCTGGGGGGCAACCCCGCCTATACGGCGCCTGCGGCATTGAACTGGGCGGCGGCGCAGCGGCAGGCGCGGCGGGTGATTCGGCTGGGGTATTACGAGGATGAAACCAGCGTGAACTGCGACTGGCATCTGCCGCAGTTGCACTACCTGGAGAGCTGGGGGGATGCGCGGACGGCGGACGGCACGCTGGTGCCGGTGCAACCGTTGATTGAGCCGCTTTTCGGCGGAATAACCGAGCTGGAGGTGCTGGCGCGGCTGGCGGGGCTGGAGACGACGCGGCCATACGACATTGTCCGTGAGACCTATTTTGCGTTGCATGGCCGCCAGGAGGAGGCGTGGAAGAAGTTTTTGCACGATGGCTTCCAGGCGGGCACGGCCGCGGCGCCGGTGAGCGGCCAGTTGCGGGTCAACGCTGTGCAACAGGCGGTGGCCTCGGCGCGGTCGGCCGCCGGGCCGTCGGCGCAGAGTCTGGAGCTGGTGTTTCAGCGCAGTTACAGCCTGGATGACGGGCGCTTCAACAACAACGGCTGGCTGCAGGAAACGCCGGACCCCATCACCAAGTTGACGTGGGACAATGCAATTCTCATGAGTCCGGCCACAGCCCGGGCGTTGGGGGTGGATGAATTTGATGAAAAGGCGCGCGGGCCGAAGGCAGAAAAGGGCTTGTTTTACAATCAGGTGGTGGAGGTCACCCTCAACGGGGCCAAAGTTAGCGGGCCGGTCTGGATACAGCCGGGGATGGCGGATTTTGTGCTGGGGCTGCCGCTGGGTTATGGGCGAGAGAAGACCGGGCGGATTGGGCGGCTGGCAGATGGGACGCCGGCGGGTTTCAACGCTTATCAGGTTAAAGGCAGCGAGGCTCATTTTGCGGGTGGGGCGCAGGTGCGGGTGTTGCCCGGAGTGACCCGGCAACTGGCCAGCACGCAGGAACACGGGGCCATGGAGGGACGGCCGCTGGTGCGCGAAATCAACAAGGCGCAGTTTGACCAGCATCCGCAGTTTGCGAAGCACATGGATTTAGATGCGCCCTCACACACGGCGCATATTCCGCGGGACGCCAGCGGGCAGCCGCGGCCGATTTATCCGCGGCCGCCGCTGACGGGGATGCATCAATGGGGGATGGTGGTGGATTTGACGGCGTGCGTGGGGTGCACGGCCTGCATGGTGGCCTGCCAGAGCGAGAACAACATCCCGATTGTGGGCAAGGAGCAGGTGACCAAGGGGCGCGAAATGAGCTGGCTGCGGCTGGATCGTTATTATGCGGGGAGCGTGGACAATCCGCAGGTGGCCTACCAGCCGGTGATGTGCCTGCATTGTGAGAATGCGCCTTGCGAGAATGTGTGCCCGGTGAACGCCACGGTGCACAATGACGAGGGGCTGAACCTGATGACCTACAACCGGTGTGTGGGCACACGGTATTGCAGCAACAACTGCCCCTACAAGGTCCGGCGTTTCAACTTTTTCGATTACAACCGCCGGCCCAAGGATGATTTGTATCGCAGCCCGTTCAGCCGGAATCGCGAGGGACAGTGGGAGCTGGCGCGGTGGTTCAAGGACCCGGACCGCGGGACGGTGCCGGCGGACGAATGGGATTTGTTGAAGCTGGCGCGCAATCCGGAGGTCACGGTGCGGATGCGCGGCGTGATGGAGAAGTGCACCTATTGCATTCAGCGCATTGAGCAGGCCAAAATCGCGCAGAAGGTCAAGGCGCGCGCCTCGGGGGAGGTGCGGTTGCGCGAGAGTGAGGGCACGATTCCCAAGACCGCCTGCCAGCAGGCGTGTCCGGCGGAGGCGATTGTCTTTGGTGATGTGTCGGATCCGGAGAGCGCGGTGTCGCAATTACGCAAACTGGACCACAATTATAGCATGTTAGGTTACCTGGATACCCGCCCGCGTACCACGTATCTGGCGCGGGTGCGCAATCCCAACGAACGTATGCCTGATTTCAATCCCGAACAGCCGCATCCGGCGGCGCTCCAGGAGTACATCCAACGGCACGGCTCGCCGTTGGAGAAGCACGGCGCGGCCGCCGGGAAAGGAGGTCACTAA
- a CDS encoding cytochrome c3 family protein, producing the protein MSDVFPKWTNRLPIYALMSLLLFGGGAVAALWYYFTPKYTRVGYTPIQPVAFSHATHVGQLGMDCRYCHSGVEKSWYSNIPAAATCMNCHNQVLKDDPRLALVRESAQTGRPIPWVQVHKLPDYVYFNHAVHVNRGISCLSCHGNIHQMEEVRHAQPLSMAFCLDCHRQPEPNLRPLDKVTDLAWDPHQHLPKDWAQKAVRDWQVNPSQHCSACHR; encoded by the coding sequence ATGTCGGATGTATTTCCCAAGTGGACCAACCGGCTGCCGATTTACGCCCTCATGTCTCTTTTATTGTTTGGGGGTGGGGCGGTGGCGGCTTTGTGGTATTATTTCACGCCCAAGTACACCCGCGTGGGGTACACGCCCATCCAGCCAGTGGCTTTTTCGCACGCCACGCATGTAGGGCAGTTGGGGATGGATTGCCGTTATTGTCACAGCGGGGTGGAGAAATCGTGGTATTCCAACATTCCCGCGGCGGCCACCTGCATGAACTGCCACAACCAGGTGTTGAAGGATGACCCGCGGCTGGCGTTGGTGCGGGAGAGCGCGCAGACGGGGCGGCCGATTCCATGGGTGCAGGTGCACAAACTGCCGGATTATGTCTATTTCAACCACGCGGTGCATGTGAATCGCGGGATTAGCTGTTTGAGCTGTCACGGCAACATTCATCAAATGGAAGAGGTGCGGCATGCCCAGCCATTGAGCATGGCGTTTTGCCTGGACTGTCACCGGCAGCCGGAGCCGAATTTGCGGCCGCTGGACAAGGTGACGGATCTGGCCTGGGATCCGCATCAGCACCTGCCCAAGGATTGGGCGCAGAAAGCGGTGCGTGACTGGCAAGTCAATCCTTCCCAACATTGCTCCGCCTGCCACCGATGA
- the hisD gene encoding histidinol dehydrogenase codes for MNVLRHTDADYAERKNQLLAAAPLFEAQIEERTRAIIQAVAERRDAAIAEFTERFDGVKLAPAQWAVTQAERMNAALTADEALRQAVAATDRNVAAFARRSRRKNWSARNAEGGQVGEKFDPYQRVGIYIPGGTAPLVSTALMTITLARVAGCPQIVVCTPPGKDGSVNPALLYAAMTAGATEIYKVGGAQAIAALALGTETIARVQKIFGPGNAYVVAAKRLLVGHVAIDLLPGPSEVLVLADDSANPRFVAADLLAQAEHGSGHERVWLLTPSAKLLKAVEKEMQHQLPKLARRAMIETALRHNGWLIQLRDLAEGIELVNALAPEHLELHIRQPARVVEKIYTAGAIFIGPWSPTVLGDYVAGPSHTLPTGGAGASFPGLTVDMFQRRTSVVTYDRAALKRSLPVIQTFAQLEGLDAHGQSAAIRFQK; via the coding sequence ATGAACGTGTTACGTCACACGGACGCTGATTACGCCGAACGCAAAAACCAGCTCCTGGCCGCTGCGCCCCTGTTTGAAGCGCAAATCGAAGAGCGCACGCGGGCCATCATTCAAGCCGTGGCCGAACGCCGCGACGCCGCCATCGCCGAATTCACCGAACGCTTCGATGGCGTCAAACTGGCGCCTGCCCAATGGGCCGTCACCCAGGCCGAGCGGATGAACGCCGCCCTGACCGCCGACGAGGCCCTGCGCCAAGCGGTGGCCGCCACCGACCGCAACGTGGCCGCTTTTGCCCGGCGCTCCCGCCGCAAAAACTGGTCCGCCCGCAACGCGGAAGGCGGACAGGTGGGCGAAAAATTTGACCCTTATCAGCGTGTGGGCATTTACATCCCCGGCGGCACGGCGCCGCTGGTTTCCACCGCCTTGATGACCATCACCCTGGCCCGCGTGGCCGGTTGCCCGCAAATTGTCGTTTGCACCCCTCCCGGCAAGGACGGCAGCGTCAACCCTGCCCTGCTCTATGCCGCCATGACCGCCGGCGCCACGGAGATTTACAAAGTGGGCGGCGCCCAGGCCATCGCCGCGCTGGCGCTGGGCACCGAAACCATCGCGCGCGTGCAAAAAATCTTCGGCCCCGGCAACGCCTACGTCGTGGCCGCCAAACGCCTGCTCGTGGGGCACGTGGCCATTGACCTCCTCCCCGGTCCCAGTGAAGTGCTCGTCCTGGCCGATGACTCCGCCAATCCGCGCTTTGTGGCCGCGGATTTGCTGGCCCAGGCAGAACATGGCTCCGGACATGAACGCGTCTGGCTTCTCACCCCTTCGGCCAAGCTGCTCAAGGCGGTGGAGAAAGAAATGCAGCACCAACTGCCCAAGCTCGCGCGGCGCGCCATGATTGAAACGGCGCTGCGCCACAATGGCTGGCTCATCCAACTGCGCGATTTAGCGGAAGGCATCGAACTCGTCAACGCCCTCGCCCCCGAACATCTCGAGTTGCACATCCGCCAGCCGGCGCGGGTGGTGGAAAAAATTTACACCGCCGGCGCCATTTTCATCGGGCCGTGGTCCCCGACTGTGCTGGGCGATTACGTGGCCGGCCCCAGCCACACCCTGCCCACCGGCGGCGCGGGCGCCTCGTTCCCCGGTCTCACCGTGGACATGTTCCAGCGCCGAACCAGCGTGGTCACTTATGACCGCGCCGCGTTGAAGCGCTCCCTGCCCGTCATCCAAACCTTCGCCCAGCTCGAGGGCCTCGACGCCCACGGCCAGTCCGCTGCCATCCGTTTTCAAAAATAA
- the hisC gene encoding histidinol-phosphate transaminase: MKSSASLIRPLVRRLHAYVPGEQPQIPGLIKLNTNENPYPPSPRVRQAIRRAVDGRLRLYPNPTAQPLREALARLHGCAPENIVIGNGSDELLALATRAYVEPAAAVPQGSGRAVVQFFNPSYSLYPVLAEIHGAVNHPVPLRPDFGLPALADLKRGKLWRFDAALTYITTPNAPTGRGYALAELEALCQAQRGVVVLDEAYVDFAPENALALALRYPNVIVSRTFSKAYSLCFQRVGYFVGPPALMAALDKIRDSYNVNGLGQIAALATLEDLDYYRRNFQKIIATRQWLSEALRRLGFDVLPSHTNFIFARPPRFPARAWLEKLRASKILVRWWNYPEVRDYLRITIGTRAEAQALLHAAQRILTEA; this comes from the coding sequence ATGAAATCGTCTGCCTCCCTCATTCGCCCCCTGGTGCGGCGGCTTCATGCCTACGTGCCGGGCGAGCAGCCTCAAATCCCGGGCTTGATCAAGCTCAACACCAACGAAAATCCCTATCCCCCCTCGCCCCGCGTGCGCCAGGCCATCCGCCGCGCCGTGGACGGACGCCTCCGCCTCTATCCCAATCCCACCGCCCAACCCCTGCGCGAAGCCCTGGCCCGCCTGCACGGGTGCGCGCCGGAAAACATCGTCATCGGCAACGGCTCCGATGAGCTGCTGGCGCTGGCCACGCGCGCCTATGTGGAACCCGCTGCCGCCGTGCCCCAAGGCTCGGGCCGCGCCGTGGTGCAATTTTTCAATCCCAGTTATTCGCTTTACCCCGTGCTGGCCGAAATCCACGGCGCTGTGAACCATCCCGTCCCCCTGCGGCCCGACTTTGGCCTGCCCGCCCTGGCCGACCTTAAACGCGGGAAACTCTGGCGTTTTGACGCCGCCCTCACCTACATCACCACCCCCAACGCCCCCACCGGCCGCGGCTATGCCCTCGCAGAGTTGGAGGCGCTCTGCCAGGCCCAGCGTGGCGTGGTTGTTTTGGATGAAGCCTACGTGGACTTTGCGCCGGAAAACGCCCTTGCCCTCGCCCTCCGTTACCCCAACGTCATCGTTTCGCGCACCTTCTCCAAAGCCTATTCCCTTTGCTTTCAGCGCGTGGGATATTTCGTTGGCCCTCCCGCCTTGATGGCCGCGCTGGATAAAATCCGCGACAGCTACAACGTCAACGGCCTCGGCCAAATCGCCGCCCTCGCCACCTTGGAAGACCTCGATTATTACCGCCGCAATTTCCAGAAAATCATCGCCACCCGCCAATGGCTTTCCGAGGCCCTGCGGCGGCTGGGCTTTGACGTCCTCCCCAGCCACACCAATTTCATCTTTGCGCGACCGCCCCGTTTTCCAGCCCGGGCATGGCTGGAAAAATTGCGCGCCAGCAAAATCCTTGTGCGCTGGTGGAATTACCCCGAGGTGCGTGATTACCTGCGTATTACCATCGGCACCCGCGCCGAGGCCCAGGCCCTCCTGCACGCCGCCCAACGCATTCTGACGGAAGCTTGA
- a CDS encoding B12-binding domain-containing radical SAM protein — translation MADIVLATLNAKYIHAAFGLRYLLANLGELRPRAELFEADINQRPLDVAEAILARAPRILGLGVYIWNASESTELVAILKRLRPGLKIILGGPEVSYETAAQPIVQLADHVITGEADLVFPEVCAQLLRGETPPKIIPAPLPDLSCVALPYDGYTDQDIAHRIVYVEASRGCPFSCEFCLSSLDVPVRAFHLPAFLAAMQKLLDRGLQHFKFVDRTFNLDLRLSRAILEFFLERMRPGLFLHFEMIPDRLPTELRELIVRFPPGSLQFEVGVQTFDEATAARIQRRQNLARLEDNFRFLRQQTGVHIHADLIAGLPGEDLASFAAGFDRLLALDPHEIQVGILKRLRGTPIIRHDQAWGMVYNPLPPYEILENRLIPFPEMQRLRRFARYWDLVGNSGNFTETRALIWRGQPSAFAAFMAFSDWLFERVGRTDSIALPRLMELVFEFLQTARGLDPRQIAPLLLRDYQRGGRRDCPSFLQPHLPPESLPAPVRRQGRLLRRQARHQNG, via the coding sequence ATGGCTGACATCGTCCTGGCCACCCTCAACGCCAAGTACATCCACGCGGCGTTTGGCCTGCGCTATTTGCTCGCCAACCTCGGCGAGTTGCGCCCGCGCGCCGAATTATTCGAGGCCGATATCAACCAGCGCCCGCTTGATGTTGCCGAGGCCATCCTTGCCCGCGCCCCCCGCATCCTGGGCCTCGGTGTGTACATCTGGAATGCCTCCGAATCCACCGAGCTGGTGGCCATCCTCAAACGCCTCCGTCCTGGCCTGAAAATCATCCTCGGCGGGCCGGAAGTCAGTTACGAAACTGCCGCGCAACCCATCGTCCAACTGGCCGACCACGTCATCACCGGCGAGGCCGACCTTGTTTTTCCGGAAGTTTGCGCGCAGCTTCTGCGGGGCGAGACGCCGCCTAAAATCATCCCCGCCCCGCTCCCTGACCTCTCATGCGTGGCGCTGCCCTACGACGGCTACACCGACCAGGACATCGCCCATCGCATCGTGTATGTCGAAGCCTCCCGCGGCTGCCCTTTCTCCTGCGAGTTTTGCCTCTCCTCGCTCGACGTGCCGGTGCGCGCCTTCCACCTGCCCGCTTTCCTGGCAGCCATGCAAAAGCTGCTCGACCGCGGCCTGCAACATTTCAAATTTGTGGACCGCACCTTCAACCTCGATTTGCGCCTCAGCCGCGCCATTCTCGAGTTTTTTCTGGAGCGCATGCGCCCGGGTTTGTTTTTGCATTTTGAGATGATTCCTGACCGCCTGCCGACCGAGCTGCGCGAATTGATCGTTCGTTTCCCCCCCGGTTCACTCCAGTTTGAAGTCGGCGTGCAAACCTTTGATGAGGCCACCGCCGCGCGCATCCAACGCCGCCAGAATCTGGCCCGGCTGGAGGACAATTTTCGTTTCCTGCGCCAGCAGACCGGCGTGCACATCCATGCCGATTTAATTGCCGGTCTGCCCGGCGAAGACCTGGCCAGCTTTGCCGCCGGCTTTGACCGCCTGCTGGCGCTGGACCCGCACGAAATCCAGGTGGGCATCCTCAAACGCCTGCGCGGCACCCCCATCATCCGCCATGACCAGGCATGGGGCATGGTGTACAACCCTCTGCCCCCTTACGAAATCCTCGAAAACCGCCTGATTCCCTTCCCGGAAATGCAGCGCCTCCGCCGCTTCGCGCGCTACTGGGACCTGGTGGGCAACAGCGGCAATTTCACGGAAACCCGCGCCCTGATTTGGCGCGGGCAACCCTCGGCCTTCGCCGCCTTCATGGCGTTCAGCGACTGGCTCTTTGAACGCGTGGGCCGCACCGACAGCATCGCCCTGCCGCGCCTCATGGAGCTGGTGTTTGAATTCCTGCAAACCGCCCGCGGCCTGGACCCCCGCCAAATCGCCCCCTTGTTGCTGAGGGATTATCAACGCGGCGGCCGCCGTGACTGCCCCTCCTTTCTCCAACCCCATCTGCCGCCGGAATCCCTGCCCGCTCCCGTCCGCCGCCAGGGACGCCTGCTGCGCCGCCAGGCGCGCCATCAAAACGGGTAA
- a CDS encoding S9 family peptidase: MKAWRWLVFGFSALAAAAQMPENMVAEGVPPVPAALRADVGRYLEFRTASFQAWHPVRREMLITTRFADAAQLHWVNHPGGARRQLTFLPEPVAGGSVQPRRGEYLIFAQDTGGGEFYQLYRLEPSSGQRLLLTDGKSRNTGAVWARSGRQLAFTSTQRNGRDNDIWVMDPARPESARMVLAVQGGGWQIADWSHDEQRLLLEEYISINESYLHLLDVGSGRCELLTPKSGEKIAWNGGEFAVGDGAIYTTTDRGSEFMRLVRMDLRSRAVQVLTPQLSWDVTGFDVSPDGRTLAYVSNEDGASVLHLMEARSGRERRAPRLPLGVVSGLQWHENGRELAFTLSSARSPADAWSLDVRTGQLTRWTESETGGLDASQFREPELVRFKSFDGLTLSAFVYRPDPQKFPGKRPALIMIHGGPEAQSRPVFQGRNNYYLNELGVALVYPNVRGSSGYGKTFLTLDNGYKREDSVRDIGALLDWLRQDAGVDSERLAVMGGSYGGYMVLASMVHYSDRLRCGVDIVGISNFLTFLKNTQDYRRDLRRVEYGDERDPAMAAFLEKISPANHAAKIRKPLLVVQGLNDPRIPASESEQMVAAIRQAGGTVWYLLAKDEGHGFAKKKNADYQFYVTILFLREFLLK, translated from the coding sequence ATGAAAGCATGGCGTTGGCTGGTTTTTGGATTCAGTGCGCTGGCGGCGGCCGCCCAGATGCCGGAAAACATGGTGGCGGAAGGGGTGCCGCCGGTCCCGGCGGCATTGCGCGCTGATGTGGGGCGTTACCTGGAGTTTCGCACGGCGAGTTTTCAAGCGTGGCATCCGGTGCGGCGAGAAATGCTCATCACCACCCGCTTTGCCGATGCGGCCCAATTGCACTGGGTGAATCATCCTGGCGGGGCGCGGCGGCAGTTGACCTTTCTACCCGAGCCGGTGGCGGGGGGGTCGGTGCAGCCGCGGCGGGGGGAGTATCTGATTTTTGCGCAGGACACTGGCGGGGGCGAGTTTTACCAGTTGTACCGGTTGGAACCGTCCAGCGGGCAGCGCCTCTTGTTGACGGACGGCAAATCACGGAATACCGGCGCGGTATGGGCGCGCAGCGGGCGGCAGTTGGCCTTCACCTCGACGCAGCGCAACGGACGGGACAATGACATTTGGGTGATGGACCCGGCGCGTCCGGAAAGCGCGCGCATGGTTTTGGCGGTGCAAGGCGGGGGCTGGCAGATTGCCGATTGGTCACACGATGAGCAGCGGCTGTTGTTGGAGGAGTATATTTCCATCAACGAATCCTATCTGCATCTGTTGGACGTGGGCAGCGGACGGTGTGAGTTATTAACGCCCAAATCGGGCGAGAAGATTGCCTGGAATGGGGGGGAATTTGCCGTGGGAGATGGGGCGATCTACACCACCACCGATCGAGGCAGCGAATTTATGCGGCTGGTGCGGATGGATTTGCGAAGCCGGGCGGTGCAGGTGTTAACCCCGCAGTTGTCCTGGGACGTGACGGGTTTCGATGTGTCGCCCGATGGACGGACCCTGGCCTATGTGAGCAATGAAGACGGGGCGAGTGTGTTGCATCTCATGGAGGCGCGGAGCGGCCGGGAGCGGCGCGCGCCCCGGCTGCCGCTGGGGGTGGTGAGCGGGTTGCAGTGGCACGAAAATGGCCGGGAGCTGGCTTTCACGCTGTCCTCGGCGCGCTCGCCCGCCGACGCGTGGTCGCTGGACGTGCGGACGGGTCAGCTCACCCGGTGGACGGAGAGCGAGACCGGAGGCCTGGATGCCAGCCAGTTTCGGGAGCCCGAGCTGGTGCGGTTCAAGAGTTTTGACGGGCTGACCCTCAGCGCGTTTGTGTACCGGCCGGACCCGCAAAAATTTCCGGGGAAACGGCCGGCGCTCATCATGATTCACGGGGGACCGGAGGCGCAGAGCCGGCCGGTGTTTCAGGGGCGCAACAACTATTATTTGAACGAGCTGGGGGTGGCGCTGGTTTATCCCAACGTGCGCGGCTCTTCCGGCTATGGGAAGACTTTTCTGACGTTGGACAATGGTTACAAGCGCGAAGACAGCGTGCGGGACATTGGGGCGTTGCTGGATTGGCTGCGGCAGGATGCGGGGGTGGACAGTGAGCGGCTGGCGGTGATGGGGGGCAGTTATGGCGGATACATGGTGCTGGCCTCGATGGTGCATTACAGTGACCGGCTGCGTTGCGGGGTGGACATTGTGGGCATCTCGAATTTCCTCACTTTTCTTAAAAACACGCAGGATTACCGGCGGGATTTGCGGCGGGTGGAATACGGAGATGAACGGGACCCGGCCATGGCGGCTTTTCTGGAGAAGATTTCGCCGGCGAATCACGCGGCGAAAATCCGCAAGCCGTTGCTCGTGGTGCAGGGCTTGAATGACCCGCGGATCCCGGCCAGCGAATCGGAGCAGATGGTGGCAGCGATTCGACAGGCGGGCGGCACAGTGTGGTATTTGCTGGCGAAGGACGAGGGCCATGGCTTTGCCAAGAAGAAAAACGCAGATTATCAATTTTACGTGACCATTTTGTTTCTGCGGGAGTTTTTGTTGAAGTGA
- a CDS encoding UbiA-like polyprenyltransferase, whose protein sequence is MKNPREFPALPLSCGRVMTVLQQLKKWGEFVKFSHTVFALPFALAAMAIAARDNRGWPGWEKFLLILAAMVCARTCAMSFNRIVDRRFDALNPRTAGRHLPTGAISLTAAWSLCVLSGLGLVAAAYLLNPLCFYLSPVALFFICFYSLTKRFTHFTHVFLGVALALAPVGAWLAVKGSSVTPLEIVQMKLLALAVILWLVGFDIIYALQDYEFDRTHGLHSLVVAWGPKNALAAAFLSHLAMVAVLVIFGLLCRFRLAYLVGIGIITLCLFMEHLLARKRTLNWIQLAFFRLNALISVVFLVVVLAEVIFKGGFRFTGFK, encoded by the coding sequence ATGAAAAATCCTCGTGAATTCCCCGCCTTGCCGCTATCTTGTGGCCGCGTCATGACGGTGTTGCAACAACTCAAAAAATGGGGGGAATTTGTCAAATTCTCCCACACCGTGTTTGCCCTGCCTTTCGCGCTGGCCGCCATGGCCATTGCTGCGCGCGACAACCGCGGCTGGCCGGGATGGGAAAAATTTTTGCTCATCCTTGCCGCGATGGTCTGTGCCCGCACCTGTGCCATGAGCTTCAACCGCATTGTGGACCGCCGGTTTGACGCGCTCAACCCCCGCACCGCCGGTCGCCATCTTCCCACCGGCGCCATCTCCCTGACCGCCGCCTGGTCCCTCTGCGTCCTGAGCGGCCTGGGCCTGGTGGCGGCCGCTTACTTGTTAAATCCTCTGTGTTTTTACCTCTCGCCGGTGGCCCTGTTTTTCATCTGCTTTTATTCGCTCACCAAACGCTTCACCCATTTCACCCATGTCTTTCTGGGCGTGGCCCTGGCCCTCGCCCCCGTGGGCGCCTGGCTGGCTGTAAAAGGCAGCTCCGTGACCCCCTTGGAAATCGTGCAGATGAAACTTCTGGCCCTGGCGGTCATCCTCTGGCTGGTGGGTTTTGACATCATTTACGCCCTCCAGGACTACGAATTTGACCGCACCCACGGTTTGCACTCCCTGGTGGTGGCGTGGGGCCCCAAAAATGCGCTCGCAGCCGCCTTCCTTTCCCACCTGGCCATGGTGGCCGTGCTGGTAATCTTCGGGTTGCTGTGCCGCTTTCGCCTCGCCTATCTCGTGGGCATTGGCATCATCACCCTCTGTCTGTTCATGGAACACCTGCTCGCCCGCAAACGCACCCTGAACTGGATTCAACTCGCATTCTTCCGCCTCAACGCGCTCATCAGCGTGGTCTTTTTGGTGGTGGTGCTCGCCGAGGTCATCTTCAAGGGGGGCTTCCGCTTCACCGGCTTCAAATAA